Below is a genomic region from Candidatus Schekmanbacteria bacterium.
ATAGTAACCCATGAAATAGACTAAAGCGCTTGCCGTTATTTTCCCCATTTTATAATCATGACACTGAATGCATCCCACCTTGTTGTGTGTTGATTTCTGCCATTGTTCATAATAGGGTTTCATGTAATGGCATTTGAGGCAGAACTCCGGATTTTTAAAACTTCTGTGGAGTATTTGTGTAACCGCTATGGAAACAACAGCTATGATTGCAAAAACAATTAATATATTTTTTATAATTTTCATTTCATTCCTCTTTGTCTAATGCTTCCCTCGGTGTTTTTTGTCCTTCATTATCATTTCATATTCAAGCGGATGCTCTTCAATCATGTCCTCTTTGGAAATTTTCCCGTTCCACCAGACCCAGCTCATCGGGAAAACCTTGGGATTGAAATGAACATTATAGAAATGCCATATAAGGATGGCCAACGTGCAAAGCAATCCTTCGTCGCTGTGAGCCTCCTTGCAGATATCAACAATTGTCTTGCCGAACATATTTATTGATTCTACTTCTACCCACATGAGAAAACCTGAACCTATCATTACAAGACAGCCCCAGTAAACAGCCCAGTAATCGAATTTTTCAATGTAGGAGAAACGTCCGAACTTTGGCTTCTCGGTAGCATATCCAAAAAAATATTTTATCATCTGGATTACATCAAAAATATCCTTTGGCCCCGGAAGAAGTTCAAGGAAATCCTTTCTCCCCTGCCGCGTAAAAGGCGTATAAATCAGAACATGATAGGTAAACATAGCTATAAGCCCAACTGCACCTATCCTGTGGATGAACGTGACAGTTCCCATCCCTCCGATAAGTTTAATTAAGAACGAGGCAATTCCCGTATAATAAAACTTCTCAGGCATTCCGGTTAAAATAAGGATAATACAGCTTGAGAAAAGCAGCATATGCTGGGCCCTGAAGTTTATTCCGAATCTTACAAAGAAATCCTCACCTTCCTTTTCTGCCAATATTCCATGACTTGCCGCATCAGCCTTTGCTCTTTCCATTTTAGCTATTTCTTTAGCAGGCTGGTTTTTAATATAATCAAGAAGGGCTTTCTCCTTTATGCTTGCATAACCTTCAAGAATATCGGAAGCAATCTTTTCAACCTCCTCTTCCTTATAGCCATTGCCGTATTTCTCGCGCAATTCCTCTATGATCTGTTTTCTCACCTTGTCCCTGAGTTCATTTCCGTTATCTGCCAAGTCTTTATCATTTTTCTCGTTCATTCTCTGTTTTCCTTCCTTTTTTGCATCCTTTTTCGCAAATCGAGCATTATGTGAATTATGAGAACAAGCATTGTAGAAATCGTAAGAACCATAAAAGCCTTGGAAATATAATATACGATGCCCGATTCCTTGCTCTTGGGATTTATATGGACTTTCCCCTTTGCGAAATTTACATTTGCTCCCGGATGGCATTTACCGCAAGTCTTAGGAATGTTGTTTATATTTATGGAAGACCCGGGATCCTCTGAAGCCCTTATATCATGATACCCGTGACAGCTTGAACAGTTTGCCGCCTTCTTTACTCCGAATTCTACGGCTATCCCATGAAAGCTCTCATCGTAAGTCGCAACCTGTTCAGTGGGTATGCCGTATTTCTCCATTATCTGCACTTTATCATGACAGGCTGAACATGTTTTTGTAATATGAGCGGCAGAAACCGTTGACCTTGCATCTTCGGGTTTGAATATATTATGTTCGCCATGACAGCTTGTACATACTGGAACATCTTTGTTTCCTGCTTTGAATTGGGTGCCATGGATACTTGTATTGAAATCCACATATTCCTGAAGGTGGCACTTACCGCAGGTCTTGGGGATATTTTCCCTCGCATCAGCAGACCTTAAATCTGAAGGCTTGAATATATTGTGTTTGCCGTGGCAGTCCTGGCATTGCGGTGCAGACTGGTTCCCTGCAAAAAGAGCTTTGCCATGAATGCTGTTCTTGTATTCTATATATTTCACAGTCTCAGGAGCGCCGGACGGATTGCCGAGGAAATGGCACTGGTTTGCGCAGTTTACCTTACCTATCACATTTCTGTGCGGTATCTGTTTCACATCTGTGTGACAGTCAGTACAAAGCTTCTTTCCATGAACAGTTTCGGAAAACTCTTTAAAGTTGATATAAAGACTAATAACTTTTCCGGTCTTCAGAGGATTAGCAAAACCTACTTTGCCGTGACAGACAAAACACTTTGAGTTTTCCTCATCTGCATGGACTGTTGCAGGAATGACAAAGAAAGCACAAAAGAGTGAAGCCATGAAAAAAAATCCTCTAAATTTTTCTGCTGCCTTAAGATCCATTTATCTGCCTCCCTTAACCGCTTCACTCATCAGTCTATCGTATTCAAGAGGATGCTCTTTCCGCAACCGTTCCACATCTATCATGCCATCAAGCCACACACTGTCCATGGGGAATACGGAAGGATTAAGATGCACATTATATTGATGCCAAATGAAAAGAACAAGAAATGTTACTACTCCCTCATAACCGTGCAAAGCTATCAAGGTGTCAATCGCCCACTTGGGGATAACCGCCATGGATATATCCTTAAACCAGAGGACCAATCCTGACATTATCATTGCTATCATGCCAACCGCTACACCCCAGTATTGAAATTTCTGGATGAAGTTAAACTTGTCAAAATTTGGGAAGGATTTTTTCCCTCCCAGATAATAAGCTATGGTGTTGAAAAAATCTTTTACATCACTTATAGAGGGAATAATCTTTAAGAATTCATCATGGGCTTTTTTCGAGAATAAAACATAGAGGTAATGCCATATGCAAACTGCAATAAGAACGATCGCTGAAATACGATGAATTAAAGCCCTTGACTCATATCCTCCCAGAAAGTTTATTATAAATTTCCCCGCCTCGCTTTTATGCATTAGCAGTGCATATCCTGTTACGGCAAGCACAAGGGCGGAAACCATCAGAGATATATGTTGTGTTCTAAAAATCAGATTGACTCTTAAGACTTTTTCGCCTTCCTTTGCCATCAGCTCTCTCCCTTTTTCTTTTTTGATCTGTAATTAAAAATTTCGAGGAGCACATAAGACGCAAAAATCACAATAAGTATCCCTATGAACCAGATATAGAATTTTCTTACATAATACTTGCCGGCGGAACTCTCTTTCTTGGCTTCTATATGGATCTTAGCATTTTTGAATTTTACTCCGGCTTGCGGATGGCATTTGCCGCAGGTGACAGGAAGGTTTTCAGGATTTACACTTGAAGCAGGGTCGGAAGGCGGAAGGATCTTGTGTACCCCATGACAGCTTCCGCAATTGGCAGCTTTAGCTTCTCCATATTCAAGAAGAACTCCATGGAAGCTTTCCATATATGTTTTATATCTGTTTGAAGACATGCCAAATACTTCCGTAAGTGTTACGTCTTCATGGCATTTCGAGCACATAGTTGGAACATTTGCCGTGTAGACAGAAGAGTTCTTGTCCTGCGGTGAGAGTATGCGGTGTTCTCCATGACAGTCGGTACAGACAGGGCTCTCCTTTTTTCCGTTTTCAATACCCTTCCAGTGAATTCCGTCCATATATTCTATCTCCACAGTCTTATGGCATCTTCCGCAGAGAGCAGGAACATCTTTCTTGAATTCAAGGCTCCCCCGATTATCTACAGCCTTTATGCCGTGCGAACCATGACAATCGCTGCATACCGCTGCAACCAGAAGTCCTTTTTCCTCTATTGCTTTACCGTGTACGCTCTTTTCATATGACCTTATAAATTCGACCGATGGGAGTCCGTAGTCCTTCACAACCTCTTCATCTTCATGGCATTTAATGCAGATCTTTATCTGATTTATGGGCGATACATTGCAGTCCGGCTCACTTGTACATGATATATAATGACTCCCATGACAGTCACTGCAGTATGGAGGCGATGATTTTTTCGATTTCCTCGCCCATCCATGCACGCTCTGGCGGTATGTTTCAAATTCCTTGTCGTGGCAGTTCTCGCAGGATACTTTGGTATTCTTGTCATGTTCAAGGGAGCTTTTCACTTCACCCATCTCCGAGTGACAGTCACGGCATCCGAGTTTCCCGTGTATGGCAGAAGAATATTTTTCAACATCTATATAGAGCTTCTCTCCTTTGGAAGCTTTCATAATGCTTTTTTCTCCATGGCACTTCAGACATTCATCAGAAGCCAAAGCGCTGAAGGCAAACACAATAAAAACCACAAGCAGCAGACAAAGCCTGATTTCAACATTTCTCGTTTTATTCATTGCCGACCTCTTTCGTTTCCTGTTCAATTTTTTCAAGTTCCAGAGGGTGTTCTTCTTCCATCTCTTCCCTTGATATCTTACCGGTAAGCCATGTCCAGTTCATTGGATAAACATCGGGATTGAAAATTACGTAGTAAATATGCCAAACAAGTATGGCAAGAGTGGCAAGCCATGCTTCATAATAGTGGATGACCTCTGAGACGTCAAATAAGAGCTTCGGTAAATACATCATCACTTCATTTTCGAACCATAGTACAGCCCCTGTTGCCGCCATCACAAAGGTCCCCCATACAAGTGCCCAGTATTCGCTTTTTTCTATATAATTAAACCGGTCATATTTTGGTCTTTCTCCTTTGCCAAGAGCCATATACATGAGATTCATCAATGCATCCTTAGCATCTTTAAATACAGGGATCATTCCCTTAAGAAAAGATCTTCCTCTTTTTGTGACAATGATGAAATAGACATGATAGAGAGCTGCGGCTGTCATGACTGCAGCTGCTATCCTATGAACAAGGCCTCTCATAGATGCCCCACCCTCGATGATCTTGAACGGATAGCTCCACCATGAGTCCGGGAACTTAAGGGCAAACCCTGTTATTACAAGCACAATGAAAGATGTGAGGAGCATCAGATGCTGAACTCTTTCGCTTAAGCTCATCCTCTCGTAGTATATTCCAGACCTATGCGCATGAGGGATTTCTCCACGGTACTTTTTCTGCGCTTTCCTTATAAAATCGAGGAGGTTGTGTGCTCCCATTCCGGCAATGGTCGCGATAATCAAGAAGATGTAAAACCACTTCAGATAAAGAGTGACCCTGCTCTCCATAGAGTTGCCGGCTTCCGACGCCATCAGATGGATGCTCCCTTTCATGAAATTTTCGCTTGAACCGGCATGGCATTGTCCGCAGGTCTTTGCCAGGTTGTTCTTGCTCACCATTGACTCAGGGTTACTTGAAGGGAGCACAGAATGGACTCCGTGACAGCTTCCGCAGTCTGCAACCGTAAGCTCACCCTGCCTTGCAGCAAGTCCGTGATAGCTGTCCATATAGCTTGTCACGCGCTCAGCAGATACTGTAAATTCCTTTGAAAGCCTTAAATCACCATGACACCTGGCACAGGAGTTAAAGACTATCTCACGCCCGCCGTTCCCTTTCTCATCAGATTTAAGCGCGCTTATTGTATGAATCCCGTGGCAGTTAGTACACACAGGGGAAGACGATATCCCCTTCATTGCAGCAGTATAGTGTATGCTGTTCACGTACTGTTTTAATATGCCGTAATGACATTTGCCGCATGTTTCAGGAACTTTTACCCTTGAAACCGTTGAATCCTGCTCAACAGGGCTTTTGATGCTGTGCGAGCCATGGCAGTCGGTACACACTGCAGCAGCCATCACTCCTTTTTCAATGGACTGTCCGTGAATGCTGTTGTTGTATTCAACATATACCTTTTTCGAGTAAACACCTCCGGTGACAGCAACGAATTTAAGATCTGAGTGGCAGACCGCACAGGCTTTTGGAATTTCAGCACGGAGAAGGTCGCGTCCTTTGTTTCCCATGGTAAATATCTTATGATTCCCGTGACAGGACACACAGTCCGGCGGACGAACATCTTTTCCCTTCATCACTCCTGTATGGATACTGCTATTAAGATCCTTCGCTTCTTTTTCATGGCAACCGCTGCAAATCTCCAGCGGTGCAAGCTTGCTCCTTGAATGAGGGTCTTCAGTAAATTTTATATCCTGATGACAGTCCGCGCATTCCATACCATCATGGGCATAAGGGATATCGCCTTTCTCGGCTTTAATATCATGGCAGTCTATGCAGGCAGGATGCTCTGGCTCTGAAGCGGATTCAGACAATCCGGGAAAAGAAAGGAAAAAAAATAATGCAATAACAAAACAAACAATAAATTTTGCTTTATGATTATGAATACCTGCAGCTCCTCTCATCTCTGTCCCCCTCCCTCTTTCTTCTGCTGGTAAACAGGACAACTTTTGAAATTCCCGGACAGGCAGAATTCCATTATTTCCTTCTTGCTTGGAAATTTAATGCCTTCCTTAAATCCCAGGCATTTCACCACTGCCTCTTCGCTGTAGTAGGTACAGCGTATAGTTACATTCAGTTTATCCATATAAAGCCCTATAGCAGTTTTTATGCCAGAATTTTTCTGTCTATTTTGCGAGACTAACCACTTGTTATTTTTAGCAATATTTTAGTGCAGCTGATTGGGAGAGGCAAGAAATTCCCAGTATTGACAGATATTTTCCCGAAATTGACTTAATGAGATTATAAATATGAGCAGTAATCGTAAATTACTTAATCTTCTAAGGAGTTAGCAAACACATATAATAAAAGATGAAACAATCATCTGATACTTATTACTGTTAGAATGCTATTGCCCTTCTTCGAAATCAGAGCGCTTGATGTTGTATTTTTTGATTTTCCTGTAGAAGGTCTTGGTCCCAACGCCGGCCTGCCTTATGGCACTTGCCACGTTTCCGCGATATTTTGCCATTATTTCCCGCAGATAATTGCTCTCATAGATATCAAGCCATTGAGGAAGCGAATAACCTGTTATATCCACTGTCTTTTTGACATTTTCTCTTGAATCATCGGGAAGATCCAGTTTTGAAATGGTGTTGCCATGTTCAAGTATTACGCCCCTCTCTATTATATTCTCAAGCTCCCTCACATTGCCGGGCCATCTGTAGCGCATCATCTTATCGAGTACATCCTGAGATATGGCGGATATATCCTTACCCATCTTTTCAGCATTTTTCCTCAGGAAATGGAGGGCAAGAATCGGTACATCTTCCATCCTTTCGCGCAGCGGCGGGATATGGATGGGAACTACGTTTATCCTGTAGAAAAGATCTTCCCTGAAATTTCCTTTTTTTACCTCTTCCACAAGGTTTTTGTTTGTGGCGCAGATTATCCTGACATTCACTTTTATGGTGGAGTTTCCGCCAACCCTTTCAAACTCCATTTCCTGAACAAACCTTAAAAGCTTCACCTGCATGGTTTGTGTTATATCCCCTATCTCATCGAGAAAAACCGTGCCTCCGTCTGCAAATTCGAATTTGCCCAACTTCTGCCGCACAGCACCGGTAAATGACCCCTTTTCATGTCCGAAGAGTTCGCTTTCGAGCAGCGTTTCCGGAAGCGCCCCGCAGTTTATGGTCACAAACCTTTTGGATTTTCTGTAGCTGTTAAAATGCACAGCCCTTGCCACGAGTTCCTTGCCTGTGCCGGTTTCTCCTGTAATCATTACAGTCGAATCCGTAGGAGCAACCGTGGTTATGAGATCAAAGATGGATTTAATCTTGTGGTTCTGGCTGATTATATTGCCAAAGCGGTTTTTTTCTTCGACCTGGCTTTTAAGATATATATTCTCTTCGAGGAGTTTTAACCTCTCCAGAACTCTTTCAATGACAAGGAGTATCTCTTCAGACTCAAAGGGTTTGGCAAGATAGTCAACGGCTCCTCTTTTCATGGAGCTTACAGCTGTCTCGATGCTGCCGTGGGCTGTCATGATTATCACGGCTGTTTCAGGATATTTATTTTTTATAATATCGAGAAGTTCCAGCCCATCCATCTCAGGCATCCTTATATCAACCACAGCAACGCTGAACTGTTTAGCCTCAAGGACTTTTAAAGCCTCTTTGCCGTTAAATGCAATTTCCACTTCATAGCCTTCCTTCTCAAGCACTCTTTTCAGGTGCTGGCATATAATACGCTCATCATCAACAACAAGTATCTTCTGTCTCATTATCGCCTCCGTCATTTTAATACACCTTATGCCTCATGATGAACCTCATCTGTAAATACGATAGTAAACTCAGTCCAGCTTCCTTCTTTACTCTCAACAGATATTGTCCCTTTATGAAGTTCAATTATCCTTTTTACTATTGCCATTCCAAGTCCCACACCCTTGCTTTTTGTAGTAAAGAACGGATCGAATACCTTGTATATATTCTCCCTGCTTATACCTATACCGGAATCCCTGATTTTCACAGTTACCTTTTTCTTCCCATCTTCTTCATCAGAAATTGACGTCACTACTATTATACCACCTTTTGGCATTGCTTCAGCAGCATTCTGGAGGAGATTTGAAAAAACCTGTTTTATCTTGAAGGCATCCAGTTTTATTACCGGCTCATGTAAGGCACCTTTCTGATAATTCTTTTTAATAGAAATCCCCTTAAGTGCAAACTCCTGTTCAAATTCCGAAAGCACTTCGTCGAGCACTTCATTGATGTTATAATCAAAGACCTCGATGTTAAGAGGACGTGAAAAATCAAGAAGGTCCGAGACTATGGTGTTAAGCTTTTTTACACCCTCTGAAACGCCTTCAAGTGTTTTCCGGCTTTCGATATTATCTCCAAAATCATACTTTAAAAGCGATATGCCCATGCTGACGTTTTGCAATGGATTTTTTATCTCATGTGCTATACCTGCAATCATCTGTCCCACTGCTGAAAGCCTCTTTGAAAGTTCCAGTTCTTCTCCTATTCTTTTCTGAGCCGTTATATCCCTTACGTATTTAATTACCTGAAAAACATCCCCATCCGCATTTCTTATGGGAAAGGTATATATCATCCAGTGTCTTATCTTTTTACTGTCACTATCGGAAAGCTCTCTTTCAATCTGGTAAGGCTTTCCCGTGGTAAGAGTATCCTTGACCGGGCAGACATCGCAGACATTGTCCCTTTTTGCAAATTGTTTATAACAGAAATCAGATTCATATGCATCTCCTTCCACATCCATCATCTCTTCCATTGCCCTGTTCATTGTAATTATTCTGTAATCCTTGTCAATTATACATATACCATCGGTTATACCATCAAAAAGGGTCTCAAGACGGTTCTTTGTTTCTATTATCTCCCTGCTCCATTTCATCATCTCCTCAATCCTTACCCTTCTTGAATTTATAACTATTGTATACATGCCAACAAAAAATATGAGGATAATAGAGGCACCGGAGAGAATGATTATATTCCTGTTAACAGAGGCAATGAAATGTGTGACATCAGTATAAGGTACTGATATAGCGATAGCCCATGACTTTCCAGTATCGCGCGATTCTTTCCTGACAGATATCAGATTAATCGGGTAATAAACAACAAGCTTATCCTCGTTCCCTTTTATGCCATATACAGCAGTGCCGCTATTGCCTGAAAGCATTTTTCTCTCTGTTTCAAACCTGTTTGTATGGCAGTCAAAACATTCCTCTGTATTTTTTAAAATATTTCTTCCTTCCATTTCCTTGTGGAATGGATGGTGGACGAGGTTGCCATCACTTCCAATGATCCATGCGTAACTGCGTTCACTGGTCTTTAGCGGCTTTGCAAATTGCTCTGCAAGTCCTGTCACATCTATAAGGCAGCCTATGATATATTCATTGTCAGTATCCGGCGCGGAGTTATAACTTCCCGTAGGAAGAATAATCATCTGCCTCTGTCTTGACCCCGGGATTAATGACTGAAGTTGTCTGTCTCCCTGCTGTGTTAATTTTATCGCTTCCCTGAGCGCTTTCCTGTCAATTGATCTGCATTTATTTTCTTTAGGAAAAAATCTGAGCTCATTATTCCCGATTATAAAAACCGCACAAATATTTTCAATGTTCATAAAATAGCCGGAAAGAAAAAGGACATCCTTTTCGAAACCATTTCCCGAGTTAAGAGTACTTCCTGAAATTACATAATTTGCAAGATTAAGGTCATCTTCAATCCCTTTCAGGAACCTCCCGATTGAATATGAAACCTCGCGGGCAACAAGAATTTGCTGGTCAGAATACCGCTTAACAAGCTCTTCCTCAGATGACTTCTGGAGTCTTATTGAAAGGATGAATATCGAAGGGATAACCAGCAATATTATTACAAATGGAATTATATTTTTTTTCATGATTTTCCCTCATCAGAACAGAAGGGGAAGAACCTTCTCACAGGGAGGTTAAACCTTAATCCGTATTACCTGATTACAGCACCCGGCACATCGGTTCCGGTAATTTTTTTGTAGGAAATCTGAAGCAATCTTACAGCATATTCAGTGTTATGCACACCCCGGCTTTTATCAGAGTCAACAAAAGACCAGTTGAAGGCACTCTGTTTTTCCTCATCAGTTGCACTGGAAGAAAATATAAAATAGGATCTGCTAAATGAATCTGCTCCTTCAGTTACATTGCCTGATTTCAGTATCTCAGTTTTCAACAGCGCCAGCAATCCATCAATTTCACTCTGTATTCCCTCTTTAGTTCCATCTCCATCATAATCTCCGCGGGCAGTCCTGTTGAATGTCTCAAGTCCATCATGGCACTGCTGACATGCTGAAAAAAGCTTATTCCCGTCTTTATCTATCACCCTGAATGTATGCCCACCAATTGTGTTATGTCCTGTCTCACCATCAGCAGGAGTATCAAAACCATGACAGTCAAGGCATTTATTATCAAAACTGGAATGGGCGGAGTCGTCTATCGTTTCGCCGAATTCGTAGGCCCCGGTACCTGAAAACATCTGCGCCTGATTGAATCTTGGAGTCACGCCTTCGGATACTGCATCATCAACATTTTCTATCTGGTCATTGTGGCATGTATAGCAAATTGCGCCTTTGCCCGCGCTTACAGTCGTATTGGTGATAGGTCCGGGAAGGTCCACATCTCCCTGTGCTCTTAACTGAAAATCATTGCCTGAACCATGAGGTGAATGGCATGCCCCGCATGTTACAGCATTTCGGGCTTCCCCCAAAGTAACGGAGCTGTCATAAATTTTATCAGCACTGTGACATTTAAGACATGAATTATTTACCTCAGGATGCCCCTCTAAATTCTCAAGAGAATTAGGGAAAGGAGAGTTGACCCACATGTCATACTGTCCTTTAGACACGGAATCATCAACATTTTTTGTATGGCAATATCCGCAGACCTCTGCTTTTAAAGCCAGAAGTGTTCTGCTGGATAAACCCCTTGCTGAGCGCGCCGTATAGTGCGGTGCATATTTTGCTCCTGCCAGATGGCAGGATTCACATCCCACGTTCTCAAGCTTATTAACCGGATTTTCATCATAGCCGCCATTATCTGCGGATTTACTGAAACCTGTCGTATGACAGCGGTAGCATTCGTTACTTCCACCGGCAACAACAGCAAAGGCATTTGCATGTTTGGTAGTTTCCCATATTTCTCCTGTTCCTTCATGGCAATATATACATCTGCTTGAACCGATATAAGTCCTGCCAAGAAATGGGGCCTTGGTAACTCCCTTTTTATCAGAACTGCTCGTGCTTCCTCCTCCCCCGCCGCTACACCCTGCAAAGGAAAAAATCAGCAGAGAAAATATTATAAATGTTGAAATTACCTGAACAGCTACGGTCAGCAAGGAAAGGTTTTTCCCTTTCTCTCCTAGTACTTCCAAAGGAATATCCTGTCTGCCTGACTTTAGAGAGCATGGAGCACCTTCAATAATAACAAATAGCCGTTGAAGAGAATCAAACATTTTAATTCCTACTTAACAAGTTTTTTGAAGTTTATCCTATGGCATTCCTGACAAAATTCTCTTTCATGGCAGACAACACATGATCTTCCATCCCTGCTTGCTACAGTCCTGTGATTTGGAACCCAATCAGGTTCATAATGTGTCGTAGGTCTTTGCTCATGGCAACGGCTGCAGAAATCTGCCTGATGACATACGGCGCACTTATCCCTGTCCTGCGTTGCATATCTGCCATGTATATCCTGCTTCCATGAAAGGCTATGGGAAGATGGCCTTACCTTTGTATGGCATTCTTCACAACTTGCAGACTTATGACATAAGAGACAGTCATCTGAGTCAGTTCTGGCACTCCTTCCATGAAACTCTTTCCAGGAGCTGTCGTGTGATACCGGAATTGTATGGTCAATGGGCTTACGTCCCTCCCTTATTTCATCGTGGCATGTACTGCATTCCGAAACTGTCATACGATGGCATTTGGAACAGACTTCCATTTCAGGTATGTCTTCAACCGAAGTTTTATCTCTTGTCTTGATCTCAGGATGGCATTCAAGGCATCCAAAGCCCAAATCAATATGCACCTTGTGGTAAAACTTCACATCTTTTATCATCATCTGCATGTCACGCAGGAAAACCTTGTTGTCTTCCCTTGTGTGACATGATGAACATTTGTCAGGTGGATCTGATTCGTTTATCTCATGGCATTGGGAACATTGTTCGTGATTGGGAAGCGTCATCTTTTTTCCATCAGCATTTGTCTCATGACACTGGCTGCATTCAGCCCCGACTGCTCCTCCTGTTTCAGTATGGAACTTATGTGAAAAAACGAGGCCCAGCTCGTCTTCTCTGCATCCCTGGATAAATATACAAAGAAGCAGTACTGCAAATATGAATGAGCAGATTAGCGTTATATTTTTTTTATCTAACATTACACCACCCCTTAAAACCTTAAAAATTAAGTCCCAGCTCTACCCTCACACCCTGCAGGTAATCCAGCTTAGAATAAGGCACGGCAAGCTTATCATCCTCTTCATAAGAATATGAAACAAGAAAATCAAGATTGTCGGTTATATATCCCTTGAAATAGGATGTAAGTCCATAGGTCTGGTATTTTTTCAAGTTATAATCATAAACCCTGTAAAACCCTCTGACATTGAATGATACATTATTGAGGTTCTTGCCGAACAGCTTGTTGATAGAAGAGAAGCTTTGATCCAGCTGCTGACTAAACTCTCCGCTAATCTCCTGCGATTCAGTTTGAAACCTTTTAGAACGCCTGCTGTCCTGATAGTGTCTCCACTCCACAAGTATATCAGAACCCTTTAATGGTAAATTCTTGCAGTCAAGTCCTGCTGTGTATTCCTGAGAATCAGAGTTATACTGGTTTCCCTCATTATTATTTATGAGGTTTTGTATCTTGTAAGATGCACTCACGCCAAAATAATCAAGGAATGGCTGATGGACCATAACATAATAATCTTCGAATGGCTGAAGCCGGAGTAATCCCAGCCTCGGCACTTTGAATCCCTTTAAGCCTCGGTTTTCCGCTGAAGTGTAGTCGAATTCATACTCATCAGAACTGCTTCCGCCAAGCCTTCTGTAATATTCGAAGAGAACCCTTGTGCCGTACTTTCTCGATGAATAGTTTGCACTTACATCAATGTCCTTGGGGTCTTCATTGATGGCAGCAAACTTGATATCCATATCAAGGTTCTTTGTTATTTCCTGATAAATAGTAAAATCAGAACTGTAGTCAAGATACTTTACCATTCTGACTTCCAGTCTGGTATCCTTCACAGGTTTAAAACCAAGGTTGCCTCCCCATATCTCATTTTTTCTGGGCTCGTATCTAAGACTTACACGACTGCCGCCGAAGGCGCTGAAATCAACATAGGGAATATTCTTTACCGCAATCTCAGCCCCATCAAAGTGCGCTACCTCGGCACCATAAAAATACTGCCTTCCTGCTTTCACGCTTGCTATGTTGAAAATGTTTTTATATTCTGCCCATGCGCTGTAAATCTCGCTCAGTTTGTCGCTTCCGCTATAAGTGTTTTTTACATCCCGGAAATAGTCTCTCCTCATGGTATCGCCGATATCCCAGGCA
It encodes:
- a CDS encoding cytochrome b/b6 domain-containing protein, with protein sequence MAKEGEKVLRVNLIFRTQHISLMVSALVLAVTGYALLMHKSEAGKFIINFLGGYESRALIHRISAIVLIAVCIWHYLYVLFSKKAHDEFLKIIPSISDVKDFFNTIAYYLGGKKSFPNFDKFNFIQKFQYWGVAVGMIAMIMSGLVLWFKDISMAVIPKWAIDTLIALHGYEGVVTFLVLFIWHQYNVHLNPSVFPMDSVWLDGMIDVERLRKEHPLEYDRLMSEAVKGGR
- a CDS encoding cytochrome c3 family protein, which codes for MRGAAGIHNHKAKFIVCFVIALFFFLSFPGLSESASEPEHPACIDCHDIKAEKGDIPYAHDGMECADCHQDIKFTEDPHSRSKLAPLEICSGCHEKEAKDLNSSIHTGVMKGKDVRPPDCVSCHGNHKIFTMGNKGRDLLRAEIPKACAVCHSDLKFVAVTGGVYSKKVYVEYNNSIHGQSIEKGVMAAAVCTDCHGSHSIKSPVEQDSTVSRVKVPETCGKCHYGILKQYVNSIHYTAAMKGISSSPVCTNCHGIHTISALKSDEKGNGGREIVFNSCARCHGDLRLSKEFTVSAERVTSYMDSYHGLAARQGELTVADCGSCHGVHSVLPSSNPESMVSKNNLAKTCGQCHAGSSENFMKGSIHLMASEAGNSMESRVTLYLKWFYIFLIIATIAGMGAHNLLDFIRKAQKKYRGEIPHAHRSGIYYERMSLSERVQHLMLLTSFIVLVITGFALKFPDSWWSYPFKIIEGGASMRGLVHRIAAAVMTAAALYHVYFIIVTKRGRSFLKGMIPVFKDAKDALMNLMYMALGKGERPKYDRFNYIEKSEYWALVWGTFVMAATGAVLWFENEVMMYLPKLLFDVSEVIHYYEAWLATLAILVWHIYYVIFNPDVYPMNWTWLTGKISREEMEEEHPLELEKIEQETKEVGNE
- a CDS encoding sigma-54-dependent Fis family transcriptional regulator; amino-acid sequence: MRQKILVVDDERIICQHLKRVLEKEGYEVEIAFNGKEALKVLEAKQFSVAVVDIRMPEMDGLELLDIIKNKYPETAVIIMTAHGSIETAVSSMKRGAVDYLAKPFESEEILLVIERVLERLKLLEENIYLKSQVEEKNRFGNIISQNHKIKSIFDLITTVAPTDSTVMITGETGTGKELVARAVHFNSYRKSKRFVTINCGALPETLLESELFGHEKGSFTGAVRQKLGKFEFADGGTVFLDEIGDITQTMQVKLLRFVQEMEFERVGGNSTIKVNVRIICATNKNLVEEVKKGNFREDLFYRINVVPIHIPPLRERMEDVPILALHFLRKNAEKMGKDISAISQDVLDKMMRYRWPGNVRELENIIERGVILEHGNTISKLDLPDDSRENVKKTVDITGYSLPQWLDIYESNYLREIMAKYRGNVASAIRQAGVGTKTFYRKIKKYNIKRSDFEEGQ
- a CDS encoding PAS domain-containing protein, translated to MKKNIIPFVIILLVIPSIFILSIRLQKSSEEELVKRYSDQQILVAREVSYSIGRFLKGIEDDLNLANYVISGSTLNSGNGFEKDVLFLSGYFMNIENICAVFIIGNNELRFFPKENKCRSIDRKALREAIKLTQQGDRQLQSLIPGSRQRQMIILPTGSYNSAPDTDNEYIIGCLIDVTGLAEQFAKPLKTSERSYAWIIGSDGNLVHHPFHKEMEGRNILKNTEECFDCHTNRFETERKMLSGNSGTAVYGIKGNEDKLVVYYPINLISVRKESRDTGKSWAIAISVPYTDVTHFIASVNRNIIILSGASIILIFFVGMYTIVINSRRVRIEEMMKWSREIIETKNRLETLFDGITDGICIIDKDYRIITMNRAMEEMMDVEGDAYESDFCYKQFAKRDNVCDVCPVKDTLTTGKPYQIERELSDSDSKKIRHWMIYTFPIRNADGDVFQVIKYVRDITAQKRIGEELELSKRLSAVGQMIAGIAHEIKNPLQNVSMGISLLKYDFGDNIESRKTLEGVSEGVKKLNTIVSDLLDFSRPLNIEVFDYNINEVLDEVLSEFEQEFALKGISIKKNYQKGALHEPVIKLDAFKIKQVFSNLLQNAAEAMPKGGIIVVTSISDEEDGKKKVTVKIRDSGIGISRENIYKVFDPFFTTKSKGVGLGMAIVKRIIELHKGTISVESKEGSWTEFTIVFTDEVHHEA